Proteins from one Candidatus Krumholzibacteriia bacterium genomic window:
- a CDS encoding ABC transporter ATP-binding protein — MREGKQTDFTLYRRLLLQARPCWPLLVLLFCLSMLATPLALLGPVPLKIVVDCIIGSEPLPGILQRVIPAATASSRGALLVLSAALMVAVTLVAQLQVLAAMVLRTYVAERLVQDFRALLFERVQRLSFVFHDKRGTSDAAYRIQQDANAVQYVALDGVIPFIASAMTVGSMLYVMTRLDWQLSLVAVAVSPALFFLARQYRTTLRRRAHLVKKLESSAMAVIYEVLSALRVVKAFGQERREQQRFVRTARLGMIERIRLVRLQGSLGMLVAVTAATGTAATLFIGTRHVLAGQLLLGELLLIMGYLAQLYEPMKTMSRKIASLQGHLASAERAFALLDEPRDVPESPQARGLVRARGALDFEAVSFAYEAERPVLREVSFSVSPGMRVGIAGRTGSGKSTLLHLLTRFFDPSSGRILLDGLDLREYKVSDLRHQFALVLQDPVLFSTSIAENIAYARADASPEEIVQAARAANVHDFIASLPEGYATQVGERGLRLSGGERQRIALARAFLKDAPVLLLDEPTSSVDVRTEAGILEALEQLMHGRTTFMVAHRLATLQGCDLLLQFDADGRVQVGNAAPTAPEALSLPARPERP; from the coding sequence GTGCGGGAAGGCAAGCAAACCGATTTCACGCTCTATCGTAGGCTGCTGCTGCAGGCCCGACCCTGTTGGCCCCTCCTCGTGCTGCTGTTCTGCCTCAGTATGCTGGCGACGCCCCTGGCGTTGCTGGGACCGGTGCCGCTCAAGATCGTCGTGGACTGCATCATCGGCTCGGAGCCGCTGCCGGGCATCCTGCAACGGGTGATTCCGGCGGCGACCGCGTCATCGCGCGGCGCGCTCCTGGTTCTATCCGCGGCGTTGATGGTAGCCGTGACCCTCGTCGCCCAGCTCCAGGTGCTGGCGGCGATGGTGCTGCGCACTTACGTGGCGGAGCGTCTGGTGCAGGACTTTCGTGCCCTGCTCTTCGAGCGAGTGCAGCGGCTCTCTTTCGTTTTCCACGACAAAAGGGGCACTTCGGACGCCGCCTACCGCATCCAACAGGACGCCAACGCAGTCCAATACGTGGCGCTGGATGGAGTCATCCCCTTCATCGCCTCGGCGATGACCGTGGGCTCCATGCTCTACGTCATGACTCGACTGGACTGGCAGCTCAGTCTCGTCGCCGTGGCGGTGTCGCCGGCGCTGTTCTTCCTGGCGCGCCAGTACCGCACCACGTTGCGCAGGCGGGCGCATCTGGTCAAGAAGCTCGAGAGCAGCGCCATGGCGGTCATCTACGAGGTGCTTTCGGCATTGCGGGTGGTGAAGGCATTCGGACAGGAGCGGCGGGAGCAGCAACGCTTCGTACGCACGGCGAGGCTCGGGATGATCGAGAGGATCCGCTTGGTCAGGTTGCAGGGCAGTCTCGGGATGCTGGTCGCGGTGACGGCGGCGACAGGCACGGCGGCGACGCTTTTCATCGGCACGCGGCACGTGCTGGCGGGCCAGCTCCTGCTCGGGGAACTGCTCTTGATCATGGGGTACCTGGCGCAGCTGTACGAACCGATGAAGACGATGTCTCGCAAGATCGCCAGTCTGCAAGGGCATCTGGCCAGCGCCGAACGCGCCTTCGCCCTGCTCGACGAGCCCCGTGACGTGCCGGAGAGTCCGCAGGCTCGCGGCCTCGTGCGCGCCCGCGGCGCCCTCGACTTCGAGGCGGTCTCCTTCGCTTACGAAGCGGAAAGACCGGTGCTGCGCGAGGTTTCTTTTTCGGTGTCGCCGGGAATGCGCGTCGGCATCGCTGGCCGCACGGGGAGCGGCAAGAGCACACTGCTGCACCTGCTCACCCGCTTCTTCGATCCGTCCTCGGGACGCATCCTGCTGGATGGGCTGGATCTCCGTGAGTACAAGGTGAGCGACCTGCGGCACCAGTTCGCCCTCGTCCTGCAGGATCCCGTCCTCTTCTCCACCAGCATCGCCGAGAACATCGCCTACGCCCGAGCCGACGCCAGCCCGGAAGAGATCGTGCAAGCCGCCCGTGCCGCCAATGTGCACGATTTCATCGCCAGCCTCCCGGAAGGCTACGCCACCCAGGTGGGCGAACGCGGCCTCCGCCTCTCCGGCGGTGAACGGCAGCGGATCGCCCTGGCGCGGGCTTTCTTGAAGGATGCACCCGTTCTCCTCCTCGACGAGCCCACCAGTTCCGTGGATGTACGCACCGAAGCGGGCATCTTGGAAGCTCTGGAGCAACTGATGCATGGCCGAACGACGTTCATGGTGGCGCACCGGCTGGCGACACTGCAGGGCTGCGACCTGCTGCTGCAATTCGACGCCGACGGTCGGGTGCAGGTGGGCAATGCCGCCCCGACGGCTCCGGAAGCTCTTTCTCTCCCAGCACGACCGGAGCGTCCATGA